From Xiphophorus hellerii strain 12219 chromosome 20, Xiphophorus_hellerii-4.1, whole genome shotgun sequence, the proteins below share one genomic window:
- the pa2g4a gene encoding proliferation-associated protein 2G4a produces MSDEEQELTIAEDLVVTKYKMGGDIATQALRKVVEAAKAGISVLSLCEVGDAYIMTETGKVFKKEKEMKKGIAFPTSVSVNNCVCHFSPLKSDPDYTLKDGDLVKIDLGVHVDGFIANVAHSFVVGAKKENPITGRKADVIKAAHLCAEAALRLVKPGNQNTQVTEAWNKIAHSFKCSPIEGMLSHQLKQHVIDGEKTIIQNPSDQQRKDHEKAEFEVHEVYAVDVLVSTGEGKARDSGLRTTIYKRDPSKQYGLKMKTSRTFFSEVERRFDAMPFTLRAFEDEAKARLGVVECAKHELLQPFSVLHEKEGEFVAQFKFTVLLMANGAHRITNGPFDPELYQSEHEVQDPELKALLQSSASRKTQKKKKKKASKTAENATGQPTEDTEAPE; encoded by the exons ATGTCCGACGAGGAGCAAGAGCTGACCATAGCCGAAGACCTGGTGGTCACCAAGTATAAGATGGGGGGTGACATCGCCACCC AGGCTCTTCGTAAGGTTGTGGAGGCAGCTAAAGCCGGGATCTCTGTGCTCAGCCTGTGTGAGGTGGGCGACGCTTACATCATGACCGAGACCGGGAAGGTCTTCAAGAAGGAGAAGGAAATGAAGAAAG GCATTGCCTTCCCTACCAGCGTCTCAGTCAACAACTGTGTTTGCCACTTCTCTCCCCTGAAGAGTGACCCCGACTACACACTCAAAGATGGGGATCTGGTCAAAAT AGACCTTGGGGTTCACGTTGACGGCTTCATCGCAAACGTCGCTCACAGCTTTGTTGTTGGAGCCAAAAAG GAGAACCCCATCACAGGCCGAAAAGCTGACGTCATCAAAGCGGCTCATCTGTGCGCAGAAGCGGCGCTGCGCCTCGTTAAACCCGGCAACCAG aACACTCAAGTGACAGAAGCCTGGAACAAGATCGCACATTCATTTAAATGCTCTCCTATTGAGG gTATGCTGTCTCATCAGTTAAAGCAGCATGTGATAGACGGAGAGAAAACAATCATTCAGAACCCGTCAGACCAGCAAAG AAAGGACCACGAGAAGGCAGAGTTTGAGGTACATGAAGTTTACGCTGTCGATGTTTTGGTCAGCACTGGAGAAGGGAAG GCCAGAGACTCAGGTCTGAGGACCACCATCTATAAGCGGGACCCCAGCAAACAGTACGGCTTGAAAATGAAGACTTCTCGTACGTTCTTCAGCGAAGTGGAGCGACGCTTTGATGCCATGCCCTTCACACTAAG GGCTTTTGAGGATGAGGCTAAAGCTCGTCTTGGGGTGGTCGAGTGTGCTAAACATGAGCTGCTGCAGCCCTTCAGTGTGCTGCATGAGAAGGAGG GAGAGTTTGTTGCCCAGTTCAAGTTCACAGTGCTGCTGATGGCCAACGGGGCTCATAGAATCACAAATGGACCCTTTGATCCAGAGCTCTACCAGTCGGAGCACGAAGTTCAGGATCCAGAGCTAAAG GCTTTACTACAGAGCTCTGCAAGCCgtaaaacacagaagaagaagaaaaagaag GCATCAAAGACGGCAGAAAATGCAACTGGACAGCCGACTGAGGACACAGAAGCACCAGAATAA
- the erbb3a gene encoding receptor tyrosine-protein kinase erbB-3a → MRMTALMRKEQQVLCVLLLCALQLCCADTDGVAVCSGTQNGMSTTGDPENHYKLMKERYTGCNIVMGNLEIILMQHTRDFSFLQSIKEVTGHVVFAMNEFSRLPLDNLRVIRGNNLYEDRYALAVMLNYKKDGQHGLQELGLTNLTEILEGGVQIFDNKYLSYAPQVNWLDIVKDASAEIMIQKNGPEKPCNEACGNGPCWGPGSNSCQTLTKTVCAPQCNSRCFGRSPSECCHIECAGGCNGPLDTDCFACKNFNNSGSCVLQCPQTVIYNKHTFKMEDNPNAKYQYGSICVAQCPPNFVVDGSSCVRNCPADKMEVEKNGAKRCEPCRGLCPKVCDGTEKQNSKTVDATNIDSFINCTVIKGGLDFTVLGIKGDSYENIPPLDPEKLKVFNTVQEITDYLNIQSWPESLSNLSVFSNLQTIQGRKLYNGGSRNKRGYSFLVMNSQSLTSLGLRSLQKLNDGGVYINKNKKLCYYNTVNWTRIISSPQKQQNNPVIKENRRPDRCVEEGRACDPLCSSDGCWGAGPDQCVSCNKYSRGGTCVPDCMFLTGNRREFATQSGECLPCHPECKVQEGMKTCTGPGANQCVACSSLQDGPHCVSSCPDGVMGGDGVIIFKYASKQGRCETCHMNCTQGCTGPGIGDCVGIAPRALSGQATTAIILGVLAILFISFSIFMLTTLWRRSIVIRRKRAMRRYMESGESFEPLEEKEKVHARIFKPSDLRKIKPLGNGAFGTVHKGVWIPEGDTVKLPVAIRTIHDRTGRQNFYRVTDHMTVMGSMNHINVVRTLGFCPGDSLQLVTPLSSQGSMLEHVRNNKNKLSPQRLLNWCVQIAKGMNYLEENRIVHRNLAARNVLLNDNFTAQISDYGVADLLYPDDKKNFFNEGKTPIIKWMALESILFRRYTHQSDVWSYGVTVWEMMSHGTEPYSTMRPQEVPDLLEKGERLSQPQICTIDVYMVMVKCWMIDENVRPTFKELAGEFTRMARDPPRYLVIREDCNQHDSPLDEVAQRSADLDELDDLDFDLEDIGVHTSADCGTPGPHLLSRSLSRISRTDTNRVVLNPSTMAGYLPMTPGFGGQSRSRLNSARTMSESSEGCGTAVDMEMSEDFSLPGSLKRRRQREDSAYVSQRDSMSGGPPETPSPDTEEEDQNGYVLPGGSPERETLMYSSRATAGRMGKSYSLGLLDSPDDEEYEYMNKQTAVSLRHNPHWLRSNKRRTYSLSSQATAYCDTTLSLEVRGGQKTSQKNPHSAQQGSKEVQYEYMDIRCNEKVEIPPEHALPPPPILPRMRGDATERQENEYVESDDYQYTNRQTAQQQPVADNKEPSSDNSEADEYEDMDCFAAPPPAVDTVVYQNMRRESEVAVDCTEMHSLGFDPNVRVRAGVGIGEPTSSERSFDNPGYWHSKMFLKSNAMPT, encoded by the exons TGGCTGTTTGCTCTGGCACTCAAAATGGCATGAGCACAACAGGAGACCCAGAGAACCATTACAAACTGATGAAGGAGCGATACACCGGCTGCAACATCGTGATGGGAAACCTTGAAATCATCTTGATGCAGCACACCCGGGACTTCAGCTTCTTGCAG TCTATAAAGGAAGTGACAGGCCACGTTGTGTTCGCTATGAATGAGTTCAGCCGTCTCCCTCTCGATAACCTGCGTGTGATCAGGGGCAACAATCTTTATGAGGACCGCTACGCCTTGGCCGTGATGCTCAACTACAAGAAAGACGGCCAACACGGCCTTCAGGAGCTCGGCCTGACAAACCTCACAG AGATACTAGAAGGAGGCGTCCAGATATTCGACAACAAGTACCTGAGTTACGCTCCACAGGTGAACTGGCTCGACATAGTGAAGGATGCATCAGCTGAGATTATGATCCAAAAGAACGGTCCTGAAA AACCTTGTAATGAAGCATGTGGGAATGGGCCTTGTTGGGGACCAGGAAGCAACTCTTGCCAGACCT TGACAAAGACTGTGTGTGCGCCTCAGTGTAACAGCCGATGCTTCGGAAGAAGCCCGAGCGAGTGTTGCCACATTGAATGTGCTGGTGGCTGCAACGGGCCCCTGGATACAGACTGCTTT GCTTGCAAGAACTTCAACAACTCAGGATCATGTGTGCTCCAGTGCCCCCAGACTGTGATCTACAACAAGCATACTTTCAAAATGGAGGACAATCCCAATGCCAAATACCAGTATGGCTCTATCTGTGTGGCCCAGTGCCCCC CCAACTTTGTGGTGGATGGCAGCTCCTGTGTAAGGAACTGCCCAGCAGATAAAATGGAGGTGGAGAAAAATGGAGCAAAGCGATGCGAGCCTTGTAGAGGACTGTGCCCCAAAG tttgtgacggcacagaaaaacagaacagcaaAACCGTCGATGCAACTAACATTGACAGTTTTATAAACTGCACTGTAATCAAGGGCGGTCTTGACTTTACGGTACTTGGCATAAAAGG CGATTCTTACGAAAATATACCACCCCTCGATccagaaaaactgaaagtctTTAACACTGTGCAGGAGATTACAG ATTACCTCAACATCCAATCATGGCCTGAAAGCCTGTCGAACCTGTCAGTCTTTTCCAACCTTCAAACAATACAAGGAAGAAAACTTTACAA TGGAGGGAGCCGTAACAAAAG GGGCTACTCTTTCCTCGTGATGAATAGCCAGTCTCTCACCTCCCTCGGGTTGCGCTCCCTGCAGAAGTTAAATGACGGCGGTGTGTacatcaacaaaaacaagaagctaTGCTACTACAACACTGTGAACTGGACGCGCATCATTTCCAGTCCCCAGAAACAGCAGAATAACCCCGTCATCAAGGAAAACCGGAGGCCGGATCGGTGTG TCGAGGAGGGCCGTGCGTGTGACCCCTTGTGCTCTTCTGACGGCTGCTGGGGCGCGGGGCCGGATCAGTGTGTTTCCTGTAACAAGTACAGCCGTGGAGGGACGTGTGTGCCAGACTGCATGTTCCTCACTGG AAATAGGAGGGAGTTTGCCACACAGTCAGGCGAGTGTTTGCCATGTCATCCTGAATGTAAAGTCCAGGAAGGGATGAAGACTTGCACAGGGCCG GGAGCAAATCAGTGTGTAGCATGTTCCAGCCTGCAGGACGGTCCACATTGCGTCTCCTCGTGTCCCGATGGTGTGATGGGCGGGGATGGAGTCATCATCTTTAAATATGCCAGCAAACAAGGCCGTTGTGAGACATGCCACATGAACTGCACCCAAGG ATGTACTGGCCCTGGAATCGGGGACTGTGTGGGAATTGCTCCTCGAGCCCTGTCTGG ACAAGCAACCACTGCCATCATATTGGGAGTCCTCGCCATACTCTTCATTTCATTCTCCATCTTTATGCTGACGACGCTGTGGCGCCGAAGCATCGTCATCCGTCGTAAGCGAGCCATGAGGAGATACATGGAGAGCGGTGAA AGTTTCGAACCTTtggaggagaaagagaaagtCCACGCTCGGATCTTTAAACCCTCGGACCTGCGTAAGATCAAACCTCTGGGTAATGGAGCATTTGGAACCGTCCACAAG GGCGTTTGGATCCCTGAGGGAGACACAGTGAAGCTGCCTGTTGCTATCAGGACGATTCATGATCGCACGGGTCGACAAAATTTCTACAGAGTGACAGAT CACATGACTGTGATGGGAAGCATGAACCACATCAACGTTGTGAGGACGTTGGGTTTCTGTCCGGGTGACAGCCTCCAACTCGTCACCCCACTCAGCAGTCAGGGCTCCATGCTGGAGCATGTCAGGAACAACAAGAACAAGCTGAGCCCACAGAGGCTGCTCAACTGGTGTGTCCAGATAGCAAAG GGAATGAATTACCTGGAGGAAAACAGGATTGTCCACAGGAACCTGGCTGCCAGAAATGTTCTCCTCAATGACAACTTCACAGCACAGATTTCAGATTACGGCGTGGCGGACCTGCTCTATCCTGATgacaagaaaaacttttttaatgaGGGCAAG ACACCAATCATCAAGTGGATGGCCTTGGAGAGCATCTTGTTTCGCAGATACACTCATCAGAGTGATGTGTGGAGTTATG GTGTGACTGTTTGGGAGATGATGTCTCACGGGACAGAGCCATACTCCACAATGCGTCCACAGGAGGTTCCTGATCTGTTGGAAAAGGGCGAGCGTCTGTCTCAACCTCAGATATGCACCATTGACGTCTACATGGTGATGGTCAAGT GTTGGATGATCGATGAGAATGTCCGTCCAACATTTAAGGAACTGGCTGGAGAATTCACCAGAATGGCCAGAGACCCACCTCGCTACCTGGTCATCAGA GAAGACTGCAATCAACACGATTCACCACTTGATGAAGTTGCCCAGCGGAGTGCAGACCTGGATGAGCTGGATGATTTAGACTTTGATCTGGAGGACATTGGAGTGCATACCTCAGCAGACTGCGGGACTCCAGGACCACACCTCCTGTCCAGGAGTCTGAGCCGCATCTCCAGGACCGACACTAACAGA GTGGTGCTCAATCCATCAACCATGGCTGGATACCTGCCCATGACCCCAGGCTTTGGAGGACAG TCCCGTTCTCGATTGAACTCTGCGCGCACCATGTCTGAGAGCTCAGAGGGCTGCGGCACTGCTGTGGACATGGAGATGAGCGAGGACTTTTCTTTGCCAGGAAGTCTGAAAAGAAGACGCCAACGTGAGGACAGCGCTTACGTATCACAGAGGGACAGCATGTCCGGTGGGCCGCCGGAGACCCCCTCCCctgacacagaggaggaagatCAGAACGGATACGTCCTTCCTGGAGGAAGCCCAGAAAGAG AAACCCTAATGTACTCATCTCGAGCCACTGCAGGAAGAATGGGAAAGTCCTACTCATTGGGCCTCCTGGATAGCCCAGATGATGAGGAGTATGAGTACATGAACAAGCAAACAGCTGTTTCTCTGAGGCACAACCCTCACTGGCTGAGGTCGAACAAGAGACGAACTTATTCCCTATCGTCACAAGCGACAGCCTACTGTGACACAACGCTGAGCTTGGAGGTCAGGGGAGGGCAAAAGACGAGTCAGAAAAATCCCCATTCAGCCCAGCAGGGTTCCAAGGAGGTCCAGTATGAATACATGGACATCAGATGTAACGAGAAAGTGGAAATCCCACCAGAGCACGCTCTCCCTCCACCTCCGATTCTACCGAGGATGAGAGGAGACGCTACGGAGAGACAGGAGAACGAATACGTCGAGAGTGACGACTATCAGTACACGAACAGACAAACAGCGCAGCAGCAACCTGTTGCTGACAATAAGGAGCCCAGCAGTGACAACAGTGAGGCGGATGAATACGAGGACATGGACTGCTTTGCAGCTCCGCCACCTGCTGTCGATACAGTCGTTTACCAGAACATGCGGAGGGAGAGCGAGGTAGCAGTGGACTGCACAGAGATGCACTCGTTGGGCTTTGATCCCAACGTTAGGGTGCGAGCTGGAGTCGGTATCGGGGAACCTACATCCAGTGAAAGGTCCTTTGACAATCCAGGATACTGGCACAGCAAGATGTTCCTGAAGTCCAATGCAATGCCGACTTGA